The Methylobacterium currus genome contains a region encoding:
- a CDS encoding xanthine dehydrogenase family protein molybdopterin-binding subunit: protein MTATGIGASVRRKEDQRFITGKGRYVDDYNRPGQAYAYFLRSPHAHAEIRGIDTAAAAAMPGVVGILTGEDLAADKVGGLICGWMIHSKDGTPMKAGAHPALAQGKVRYVGDHVAVVIAETLAQAKDAAEAISVDYTVLPAVVETAKAAGAGTVVHDVAPDNTVFNWHLGNQADVEAAFARAAHVTKLDIVNNRLVPNPIEPRAAVGEYDEAEEAFTLYTTSQNPHVARLVLSAFIGIAPENKLRVVAPDVGGGFGSKIFIYAEETVCVWAAKKVGRPVKWTSDRTEAFLCDAHGRDHVTHAELAMDEGGKILALKVHTVANLGAYLSTFSSSVPTYLYAPLLSGQYNIPAIYCEVDGVYTNTAPVDAYRGAGRPEATFVIERLVEVAARELNQDPAKFRRRNYVKSFPHQTPVIMMYDGGDYSASLDKALEIADHKGFARRRRESARNGKLRGIGFSSYIEACGIAPSQAVGSLGAGVGLWESAEVRVNPTGSIEVLTGSHSHGQGHETTFAQLVSDRLGVPIESVTIVHGDTDKVQFGMGTYGSRSGAVGMSAIAKAIDKVVAKGRKVAAYALEAGEDDIEFKDGRFSVAGTDKSLAFGEVALQAYVAHKFSGAQLEPGLKEGAFYDPTNFTFPAGMHICELEVDPETGVVTIERFTAVDDFGNVINPMIVEGQVHGGIAQGVGQALFEGALYDSDGQLVTASFMDYRMPRAEDLPSFEVGMTVTPCPSNPLGIKGCGEAGAIAAPAAVMNALTDALGHENIAMPATPLAVWRAAQASPHLRPEAAE, encoded by the coding sequence ATGACCGCCACGGGCATCGGCGCCTCGGTGCGCCGCAAGGAAGACCAGCGCTTCATCACCGGCAAGGGCCGCTACGTCGACGACTACAACCGCCCGGGCCAGGCCTACGCCTATTTCCTGCGCTCGCCGCACGCCCATGCGGAGATCCGCGGCATCGACACGGCGGCGGCCGCCGCGATGCCGGGCGTGGTCGGAATCCTGACCGGCGAGGACCTCGCGGCCGACAAGGTCGGCGGCCTGATCTGCGGCTGGATGATCCATTCCAAGGACGGCACGCCGATGAAGGCCGGAGCGCACCCGGCGCTCGCCCAGGGCAAGGTGCGCTACGTCGGCGACCATGTCGCGGTCGTCATCGCCGAGACCCTGGCCCAGGCCAAGGACGCCGCCGAGGCGATCAGCGTCGATTACACCGTGCTTCCCGCCGTGGTGGAGACCGCCAAGGCCGCGGGCGCCGGCACGGTGGTGCACGACGTCGCGCCCGACAACACCGTCTTCAACTGGCATCTCGGCAACCAGGCCGATGTCGAGGCCGCCTTCGCCCGCGCGGCGCATGTGACGAAGCTCGACATCGTCAACAACCGGCTGGTGCCGAACCCGATCGAGCCCCGCGCCGCCGTCGGCGAGTACGACGAGGCCGAGGAGGCCTTCACCCTTTACACGACGAGCCAGAACCCGCACGTCGCGCGGCTCGTGCTCTCGGCCTTCATCGGCATCGCGCCCGAGAACAAGCTGCGGGTGGTGGCGCCCGACGTCGGCGGCGGGTTCGGGTCGAAGATCTTCATCTACGCCGAGGAGACGGTCTGCGTCTGGGCGGCGAAGAAGGTCGGCCGGCCGGTGAAGTGGACCAGCGACCGCACCGAGGCCTTCCTCTGCGACGCGCATGGCCGCGACCACGTCACCCACGCGGAACTCGCGATGGACGAGGGCGGCAAGATCCTTGCCCTCAAGGTCCACACCGTCGCCAATCTCGGCGCCTACCTGTCGACCTTCTCGTCGTCGGTCCCGACCTACCTCTACGCGCCGCTCCTGTCGGGCCAGTACAACATCCCCGCGATCTACTGTGAGGTCGACGGGGTCTACACCAACACCGCGCCGGTCGATGCCTATCGCGGTGCCGGGCGGCCGGAGGCGACCTTCGTCATCGAGCGGCTGGTCGAGGTCGCGGCGCGCGAGCTGAACCAGGACCCGGCGAAGTTCCGGCGCAGGAACTACGTCAAGAGCTTCCCGCACCAGACGCCCGTCATCATGATGTACGACGGCGGCGACTATTCCGCCTCGCTCGACAAGGCGCTGGAGATCGCCGACCACAAGGGCTTCGCGCGGCGCCGGCGCGAGAGCGCCCGCAACGGCAAGCTGCGCGGCATCGGCTTCTCGTCCTATATCGAGGCCTGCGGCATCGCGCCCTCGCAGGCGGTGGGCTCCCTCGGCGCCGGCGTGGGCCTGTGGGAATCGGCCGAGGTGCGGGTGAACCCGACCGGCTCGATCGAGGTGCTGACCGGCTCGCACAGCCACGGGCAGGGCCACGAGACCACCTTCGCCCAGCTCGTCTCCGACCGGCTCGGCGTGCCGATCGAGAGCGTCACCATCGTGCACGGCGACACCGACAAGGTGCAGTTCGGCATGGGCACCTACGGCTCGCGCTCCGGCGCGGTCGGCATGTCGGCCATCGCCAAGGCGATCGACAAGGTAGTGGCCAAGGGCCGCAAGGTGGCGGCCTACGCGTTGGAGGCCGGCGAGGACGACATCGAGTTCAAGGACGGCCGCTTCTCGGTCGCCGGCACCGACAAGTCGCTCGCCTTCGGCGAGGTCGCGTTGCAAGCCTATGTCGCCCACAAGTTCAGCGGCGCCCAGCTCGAGCCCGGCCTGAAGGAGGGGGCGTTCTACGATCCCACCAACTTCACCTTCCCGGCGGGCATGCACATCTGCGAACTCGAGGTCGATCCGGAGACCGGCGTGGTCACGATCGAGCGCTTCACCGCGGTCGACGATTTCGGCAACGTCATCAACCCGATGATCGTCGAGGGCCAGGTCCATGGCGGCATCGCGCAGGGCGTCGGCCAGGCCCTGTTCGAGGGCGCGCTCTACGATTCGGACGGCCAGCTCGTCACCGCGAGCTTCATGGATTACCGCATGCCGCGGGCCGAGGACCTGCCCTCGTTCGAGGTCGGCATGACGGTGACGCCGTGCCCGTCGAACCCGCTCGGCATCAAGGGCTGCGGCGAGGCCGGCGCCATCGCGGCCCCGGCAGCGGTCATGAATGCGCTGACCGACGCGCTCGGCCACGAGAACATCGCGATGCCGGCCACGCCGCTCGCGGTGTGGCGGGCCGCGCAGGCGAGCCCCCACCTGCGCCCGGAAGCCGCGGAATAA
- a CDS encoding (2Fe-2S)-binding protein, translating into MSAVSLTVNGKAVTADIDPRTLLVQYLRENLRLTGTHVGCDTSQCGACVVHLDGEAIKACTVLAVQCDGRSVTTIEGLASGGELHPMQAAFREHHGLQCGYCTPGMIMTAVDLVRRKGNALDEHTIRHELEGNICRCTGYHNIVKAIAAGAETMASEPHKVAAE; encoded by the coding sequence ATGAGCGCTGTCAGCCTGACGGTGAACGGCAAGGCCGTGACCGCCGACATCGATCCACGCACGCTGCTGGTTCAGTACCTGCGCGAGAACCTTCGTCTCACCGGAACCCATGTCGGCTGCGACACCAGCCAGTGCGGCGCCTGCGTCGTCCATCTCGACGGCGAGGCGATCAAGGCCTGCACCGTGCTGGCGGTGCAGTGCGACGGCCGCTCCGTCACCACCATCGAGGGCCTGGCCTCCGGCGGCGAGCTGCACCCGATGCAGGCGGCCTTCCGCGAGCATCACGGCCTGCAATGCGGCTACTGCACCCCCGGCATGATCATGACCGCCGTGGATCTGGTCCGCCGCAAGGGCAACGCGCTGGACGAGCACACCATCCGGCACGAGCTGGAGGGCAACATCTGCCGCTGCACCGGCTACCACAACATCGTGAAGGCCATCGCGGCGGGCGCCGAGACCATGGCGTCCGAGCCGCACAAGGTCGCGGCGGAGTAG
- a CDS encoding CoxG family protein — protein MAMTMTGEVVLPADQQTVWEKLNDPEVLKRCIPGCDTLEKVGDNELQASAKIAVGPVKATFKGKVTLTDIDPPNGYRITGEGQGGVAGFAKGGAVVRLEPAGDGQTKMTYDVEASVGGKLAQLGGRLINGVAKKYADNFFDTFAKEV, from the coding sequence ATGGCGATGACGATGACCGGCGAGGTCGTGCTGCCGGCCGACCAGCAGACCGTGTGGGAGAAGCTGAACGACCCGGAGGTGCTCAAGCGCTGCATCCCGGGCTGCGACACCCTCGAGAAGGTTGGGGACAACGAGCTGCAGGCCTCGGCGAAGATCGCGGTCGGCCCCGTGAAGGCGACGTTCAAGGGCAAGGTGACGCTGACCGACATCGACCCGCCGAACGGCTACCGCATCACCGGCGAGGGTCAGGGCGGCGTCGCCGGCTTCGCCAAGGGCGGGGCGGTAGTGCGCCTGGAGCCGGCCGGGGACGGCCAGACCAAGATGACCTACGACGTCGAGGCCAGCGTCGGCGGCAAGCTCGCCCAGCTCGGCGGCCGTCTCATCAACGGCGTCGCCAAGAAATACGCGGACAATTTCTTCGACACCTTCGCCAAGGAGGTCTAG
- a CDS encoding branched-chain amino acid ABC transporter permease, with protein sequence MEVFAQQLINGLTLGSIYGLIAIGYTMVFGIIGMINFAHGDVFMLSAFIALITFLIVTTWLGISSIALALLIVLICAMVLTALWGWAIERIAYRPLRGSFRLAPLISAIGVSIFLSNFVQVVQGARNKPTPPMMRDVITLWTGDNGYAVALSYKQIIIMLTTVVLLAGFWYLVQKTPLGRAQRACEQDRKMAALLGIDVDRTISLTFVLGAALAAVAGTMYLLYYGVVSFSDGFTPGVKAFTAAVLGGIGSLPGAVLGGLLIGLVETFWSAYFSIEYKDVAAFSILAIVLIFMPSGILGRPEVEKV encoded by the coding sequence ATGGAGGTCTTCGCGCAGCAGCTCATCAACGGGCTGACGCTTGGGTCGATCTACGGCCTCATCGCCATCGGATACACGATGGTTTTCGGTATCATCGGCATGATCAACTTCGCGCATGGCGACGTGTTCATGCTCTCGGCCTTCATTGCGCTGATCACCTTCTTGATCGTCACGACCTGGCTCGGCATCTCGTCGATCGCGCTGGCGCTGCTCATCGTGCTGATCTGCGCGATGGTGCTGACTGCCCTGTGGGGCTGGGCGATCGAGCGCATCGCCTATCGGCCGTTGCGCGGCTCGTTTCGCCTCGCGCCGCTGATCTCGGCGATCGGCGTCTCGATCTTCCTGTCGAACTTCGTCCAGGTGGTGCAGGGCGCCCGCAACAAGCCGACGCCGCCGATGATGCGCGACGTGATCACGCTGTGGACCGGAGATAACGGTTACGCCGTAGCGCTCTCCTACAAGCAGATCATCATCATGCTGACCACGGTCGTCCTTCTCGCCGGGTTCTGGTACCTGGTGCAGAAGACGCCGCTCGGCCGGGCGCAGCGCGCCTGCGAGCAGGACCGCAAGATGGCCGCCTTGCTGGGCATCGACGTCGACCGCACGATCTCGCTCACCTTCGTGCTGGGCGCAGCCCTGGCCGCGGTCGCCGGCACGATGTACCTGCTCTATTACGGCGTGGTCTCGTTCTCCGACGGCTTCACGCCCGGCGTGAAGGCCTTCACCGCGGCGGTTCTCGGCGGCATCGGCAGCCTGCCCGGCGCGGTGCTCGGCGGCCTCCTCATCGGTCTCGTCGAGACCTTCTGGTCGGCGTATTTCTCCATCGAGTACAAGGACGTGGCGGCGTTCTCGATCCTCGCGATCGTGCTCATCTTCATGCCGTCCGGCATCCTCGGCCGGCCCGAGGTCGAGAAGGTCTGA
- the livM gene encoding high-affinity branched-chain amino acid ABC transporter permease LivM: MANPANTVAATSAADRGAADMAAIVKDAALFALVTFGLCVPIVAFRTDLSQTSALDLVPRWGLVAILCGLVFVVRLSQRLILANRDARRALTPSPAQATEAVDATPNASQKVSAYALPAFLGVTLAFPLLAVLGTGGLGESRYWIDLGILILTYVMLGWGLNIVVGLAGLLDLGYVAFYAVGAYSYALLSTVFGLSFWICLPLAGLFAGLWGMVLGFPVLRLRGDYLAIVTLAFGEIIRLVLINWVDFSGGAAGISSIPRATFFGIPFTADEDGFAAKFGLDFNPMHRVVFLYYLILALALITNGVTLRLRRLPIGRAWEALREDEIACRSLGINTTNTKLTAFALGAMFGGFAGSFFAVRQGFVSPESFNFLESAIILAIVVLGGMGSQIGVAVAAVAMVGGPELLRNLGFLKAVFGEGFDPSEYRLLLFGLAMVVMMIWRPRGLISERSPSIVLKERKRISGSLVKEGHG; this comes from the coding sequence ATGGCGAACCCGGCCAACACCGTGGCGGCGACCTCCGCCGCCGACCGCGGCGCCGCCGACATGGCGGCGATCGTCAAGGACGCGGCTCTGTTCGCGCTCGTGACCTTCGGGCTCTGCGTCCCGATCGTCGCCTTCCGCACCGACCTCAGCCAGACCTCCGCCCTGGACCTCGTGCCCCGCTGGGGCCTCGTCGCGATCCTGTGCGGCCTCGTCTTCGTGGTGCGGCTAAGCCAAAGGCTGATCCTCGCCAACCGCGACGCGCGGCGGGCGCTCACGCCCTCGCCGGCCCAGGCGACGGAGGCGGTCGACGCCACGCCGAACGCCTCGCAGAAGGTCTCGGCTTACGCCCTGCCGGCCTTCCTCGGGGTGACGCTGGCCTTCCCGCTGCTGGCGGTTCTGGGCACCGGGGGCCTGGGCGAATCGCGCTACTGGATCGACCTCGGCATCCTGATCCTGACCTACGTGATGCTGGGCTGGGGCCTCAACATCGTGGTCGGCCTCGCCGGGCTCCTCGATCTCGGCTACGTCGCCTTCTACGCCGTCGGCGCCTATTCCTATGCCCTGCTGTCGACGGTGTTCGGCCTGTCGTTCTGGATCTGCCTGCCGCTCGCCGGCCTGTTCGCGGGCCTGTGGGGCATGGTGCTGGGCTTCCCGGTCCTGCGGTTGCGCGGCGACTACCTCGCCATCGTGACGCTGGCCTTCGGCGAGATCATCCGGCTCGTCCTGATCAACTGGGTCGACTTCTCGGGCGGCGCGGCGGGCATCTCGTCGATCCCCCGCGCCACCTTCTTCGGGATCCCGTTCACGGCGGACGAGGACGGCTTCGCGGCAAAGTTCGGGCTCGACTTCAACCCGATGCACCGGGTGGTCTTCCTCTATTACCTGATCCTGGCGCTCGCGCTGATCACCAACGGCGTGACGCTTCGCCTGCGGCGCCTGCCGATCGGCCGGGCCTGGGAGGCGCTGCGCGAGGACGAGATCGCCTGCCGCTCGCTCGGGATCAACACCACCAACACCAAGCTCACGGCCTTCGCGCTGGGCGCGATGTTCGGGGGCTTCGCCGGGTCGTTCTTCGCGGTGCGCCAGGGCTTCGTCAGCCCGGAAAGCTTCAACTTCCTCGAGAGCGCGATCATCCTGGCGATCGTGGTCCTCGGCGGGATGGGCTCGCAGATCGGCGTCGCGGTCGCGGCGGTCGCGATGGTCGGCGGGCCGGAGCTCCTGCGCAACCTCGGCTTCCTCAAGGCGGTGTTCGGCGAAGGCTTCGATCCGAGCGAGTACCGCCTGCTCCTGTTCGGCCTCGCCATGGTGGTGATGATGATCTGGCGCCCCCGCGGCCTGATCTCCGAACGCTCGCCCTCGATCGTGCTCAAGGAGCGCAAGCGCATCTCAGGCTCCCTCGTGAAGGAGGGCCACGGCTGA
- a CDS encoding ABC transporter ATP-binding protein, which translates to MADTLASPRMADPVLTVDHVTMRFGGLVAVNDLSFRAGRGDITALIGPNGAGKTTVFNCITGFYKPTEGMMTLRHRDGAEFLLEQLPGYAVNRRAHVARTFQNIRLFTGMTVLENLLVAQHNPLMLASGYTIAGLLGLPTYRRAEKAAIEKAKAWLERIHLIHRADDPAGDLPYGDQRRLEIARAMCTDPVLLCLDEPAAGLNPRESLLLNDLLRAIRDDHDTSVLLIEHDMSVVMEISDHVVVLDYGTKIADGTPSEIQSDQSVIAAYLGVEDEEVEQVEAEVGV; encoded by the coding sequence ATGGCCGATACCCTCGCCTCCCCCCGCATGGCCGACCCGGTCCTGACGGTCGACCACGTCACCATGCGCTTCGGCGGCCTCGTCGCCGTCAACGACCTGTCGTTCCGCGCCGGCCGCGGCGACATCACCGCGCTGATCGGCCCGAACGGCGCCGGCAAGACCACGGTCTTCAACTGCATCACCGGCTTCTACAAGCCGACCGAGGGCATGATGACCCTGCGCCACCGCGACGGCGCGGAGTTCCTGCTCGAGCAGCTGCCCGGCTACGCGGTGAACCGGCGGGCGCACGTCGCCCGCACGTTCCAGAACATCCGCCTGTTCACCGGCATGACCGTGCTGGAGAACCTGCTGGTGGCCCAGCACAATCCCCTGATGCTGGCCTCCGGCTACACGATCGCCGGGCTCCTCGGCCTGCCGACCTACCGGCGGGCCGAGAAGGCGGCGATCGAGAAGGCGAAGGCGTGGCTCGAGCGCATTCACCTGATCCATCGCGCCGACGATCCGGCGGGCGACCTGCCCTATGGCGACCAGCGCCGGCTCGAGATCGCCCGCGCCATGTGCACCGATCCGGTCCTGCTCTGCCTCGACGAGCCGGCCGCCGGCCTCAATCCGCGGGAATCCCTGCTGCTCAACGACCTGCTGCGGGCGATCCGCGACGACCACGACACCTCAGTGCTCCTGATCGAGCACGACATGTCGGTGGTGATGGAGATCTCCGACCACGTCGTGGTGCTCGATTACGGCACCAAGATCGCCGACGGCACGCCCTCGGAGATCCAGAGCGACCAGAGCGTCATCGCCGCCTATCTGGGCGTCGAGGACGAGGAGGTGGAGCAGGTCGAGGCGGAGGTGGGAGTATGA
- a CDS encoding ABC transporter ATP-binding protein translates to MSVAGINVLVDETRARAAGTRAPLLTVRGVKTYYGNIIALKGVDLDVNEGEIVTLIGANGAGKSTLMMTIFGSPRAREGTITYAGRDITRMPTHEIARLNLAQSPEGRRIFPRMTVYENLQMGAAVNGGAHFEQDLERVCAMFPRLKERLHQRGGTMSGGEQQMLAIARALMSRPRLLMLDEPSLGLAPLIVKQIFSAIKELNERDGMTVFLVEQNAYHALKLAHRGYVMVTGTITMSGTGKQLLDDPSVKAAYLEGGRH, encoded by the coding sequence ATGAGCGTGGCCGGCATCAACGTCCTGGTGGACGAGACCCGCGCCCGGGCCGCCGGCACCCGGGCCCCGCTCCTCACCGTGCGCGGGGTCAAGACCTATTACGGCAACATCATCGCGCTCAAGGGCGTCGATCTCGACGTCAACGAGGGCGAGATCGTCACCCTGATCGGGGCGAACGGGGCCGGCAAGTCGACCCTGATGATGACGATCTTCGGCAGCCCCCGGGCGCGGGAGGGCACGATCACCTATGCGGGCCGGGACATCACCCGGATGCCGACCCACGAGATCGCCCGCCTCAACCTGGCGCAGTCGCCGGAGGGACGCCGCATCTTCCCGCGGATGACCGTCTACGAGAACCTGCAGATGGGAGCGGCCGTCAATGGCGGCGCCCATTTCGAGCAGGATCTGGAGCGGGTCTGCGCGATGTTCCCGCGCCTGAAGGAGCGGCTCCACCAGCGCGGCGGCACGATGTCCGGTGGCGAGCAGCAGATGCTGGCGATCGCCCGCGCGCTGATGAGCCGGCCGCGGCTCCTGATGCTCGACGAGCCGTCGCTCGGGCTGGCGCCGCTCATCGTCAAGCAGATCTTCTCCGCCATCAAGGAGCTCAACGAGCGCGACGGCATGACGGTCTTCCTCGTCGAGCAGAACGCCTACCACGCCCTCAAGCTGGCGCATCGCGGCTACGTCATGGTGACGGGCACGATCACCATGTCGGGCACCGGCAAGCAGCTCCTCGACGACCCGTCCGTGAAGGCCGCCTATCTCGAGGGGGGACGGCACTGA
- a CDS encoding DUF6867 family protein, translated as MQGILYEESTIWLFLLVTVVMGGWMAWMIGRGIALGWRPYWQAILSLLLLGVAVRFIHHALFEGTFLSPHYYVVDTIVLLIIGSAGYRTTRARQMTTQYRWLYERSGPLSWRAKA; from the coding sequence ATGCAGGGGATCCTCTACGAGGAGAGCACGATCTGGCTCTTCCTCCTCGTCACGGTGGTGATGGGCGGCTGGATGGCCTGGATGATCGGGCGCGGCATCGCGCTCGGCTGGCGGCCTTACTGGCAGGCGATCCTGTCGCTTCTCCTGCTCGGCGTCGCCGTGCGCTTCATCCACCACGCCCTGTTCGAGGGAACCTTCCTGTCGCCGCACTACTACGTGGTCGACACGATCGTGCTGCTGATCATCGGCTCGGCCGGCTACCGCACCACCCGCGCGCGGCAGATGACGACGCAATACCGCTGGCTCTACGAGCGCAGCGGTCCGCTCTCCTGGCGGGCGAAGGCCTAG
- a CDS encoding branched-chain amino acid ABC transporter substrate-binding protein has translation MKRTLLAGFALAAGLAWAGSAQAQIKIGVAGPITGNNAAFGAQLKNGAEQAVTDINKAGGINGQKIVLVIGDDASDPKQGVSVANKFAAEGVKAVVGHFNSGVSIPASDVYAESGIVEITPASTNPKYTDRKLWNTFRTCGRDDQQGAVAGTWLAEKFKGKNIAFVHDKTPYGRGLADETLKTLKSKGGKDVLFEGINPGEKDYSALVSKLKQAKADVVYYGGLHTEAGLIVRQMRDQGLNAPLMSGDGITDKEFAQIAGPGADGTLMTFSPDARKNPNAKDVVAAFKARNIDPEAYTLYSYAAVQILKAAMEATKSTDGKKVAGYMLEGKPFKTVIGDISYDKKGDITRPDYVMYMWKKGGDGRIDYTGNEMTQ, from the coding sequence ATGAAGCGCACGCTACTGGCCGGCTTCGCCCTCGCGGCCGGCCTCGCCTGGGCCGGATCGGCGCAGGCCCAGATCAAGATCGGCGTCGCCGGCCCGATCACCGGCAACAACGCCGCCTTCGGCGCCCAGCTCAAGAACGGCGCCGAGCAGGCCGTCACCGACATCAACAAGGCCGGCGGCATCAACGGCCAGAAGATCGTCCTGGTCATCGGCGACGACGCCTCCGACCCGAAGCAGGGCGTGTCGGTCGCCAACAAGTTCGCCGCCGAGGGCGTGAAGGCCGTGGTCGGCCACTTCAATTCCGGCGTCTCGATCCCGGCCTCGGACGTCTACGCCGAATCCGGCATCGTCGAGATCACCCCGGCCTCGACCAACCCGAAATACACCGACCGCAAGCTGTGGAATACCTTCCGCACCTGCGGCCGCGACGACCAGCAGGGCGCGGTCGCCGGCACCTGGCTCGCCGAGAAGTTCAAGGGCAAGAACATCGCCTTCGTGCACGACAAGACGCCCTACGGCCGCGGCCTCGCCGACGAGACCCTGAAGACCCTGAAGTCCAAGGGCGGCAAGGACGTGCTGTTCGAGGGCATCAACCCGGGCGAGAAGGATTATTCCGCCCTGGTCTCGAAGCTGAAGCAGGCCAAGGCCGACGTGGTCTATTACGGCGGCCTGCACACCGAGGCCGGCCTGATCGTGCGCCAGATGCGCGACCAGGGCCTCAACGCCCCGCTGATGAGCGGCGACGGCATCACCGACAAGGAATTCGCCCAGATCGCCGGCCCGGGCGCCGACGGCACGCTGATGACCTTCTCGCCGGATGCCCGCAAGAACCCGAACGCCAAGGACGTCGTGGCGGCCTTCAAGGCCCGCAACATCGATCCCGAGGCCTACACCCTGTACTCCTACGCCGCCGTCCAGATCCTGAAGGCCGCCATGGAGGCCACCAAGTCGACCGACGGCAAGAAGGTTGCGGGCTACATGCTCGAGGGCAAGCCGTTCAAGACCGTGATCGGCGACATCTCCTACGACAAGAAGGGTGACATCACCCGTCCCGACTACGTGATGTACATGTGGAAGAAGGGCGGCGATGGCCGGATCGATTACACCGGCAACGAGATGACCCAGTAA
- the infA gene encoding translation initiation factor IF-1: MAKEELMQFDGLVLEILPDARYRVQLDQGHEIVAYTAGKMKKNRIKTLAGDRVTVEMSPYDLEKGRLVFRHKDERSSGPRPPFRGGSQFRRR, from the coding sequence ATGGCGAAAGAAGAGTTGATGCAGTTCGACGGTCTCGTGCTCGAGATCCTGCCGGACGCGCGTTACCGCGTGCAGCTCGACCAGGGCCACGAGATCGTGGCCTACACGGCCGGCAAGATGAAGAAGAACCGCATCAAGACTCTGGCCGGCGATCGGGTCACCGTCGAGATGTCGCCCTACGACCTCGAAAAGGGCCGTCTGGTGTTCCGCCACAAGGACGAGCGCTCCTCGGGGCCCCGCCCGCCGTTCCGCGGCGGCAGCCAGTTCCGCCGGCGCTGA
- the rpe gene encoding ribulose-phosphate 3-epimerase, with amino-acid sequence MTRPLVIAPSILSADFARLGEEVRDVVAAGADWVHIDVMDGHFVPNLTFGPVVVKALRPHTNAVFDVHLMIAPADPYLAAFAEAGADIITVHAEAGPHLHRSLQTIRALGKKAGVAINPGSPASLVEPVLDMVDLVLCMTVNPGFGGQSFIGSVCETVSRVRAMTAGRDIDIEVDGGVTPETAPAVVKAGANALVAGSATFKGGREAYAGNIAAIRRAAEGAMGQWV; translated from the coding sequence ATGACGCGTCCCCTGGTGATCGCCCCCTCGATCCTGTCGGCCGACTTCGCCCGGCTCGGCGAGGAGGTCCGCGACGTCGTCGCGGCCGGGGCCGACTGGGTCCATATCGACGTGATGGACGGCCATTTCGTGCCGAACCTCACCTTCGGCCCGGTGGTGGTGAAGGCGCTGCGCCCGCACACGAATGCGGTGTTCGACGTCCACCTGATGATCGCCCCGGCCGACCCCTACCTTGCAGCCTTCGCGGAAGCGGGCGCCGACATCATCACGGTCCATGCCGAGGCCGGGCCGCACCTGCACCGCTCGCTCCAGACCATCCGGGCGCTCGGCAAGAAGGCGGGCGTGGCGATCAACCCGGGCTCGCCGGCGAGCCTGGTCGAGCCGGTGCTCGACATGGTCGACCTCGTGCTGTGCATGACCGTCAATCCGGGCTTCGGCGGCCAGAGCTTCATCGGCTCGGTCTGCGAGACGGTGTCGCGGGTGCGCGCCATGACCGCCGGCCGCGACATCGACATCGAAGTCGATGGCGGCGTGACGCCGGAGACGGCGCCGGCGGTCGTGAAGGCGGGGGCGAACGCCCTCGTCGCGGGCTCGGCCACCTTCAAGGGCGGGCGCGAGGCCTATGCCGGCAACATCGCGGCGATCCGCCGGGCGGCGGAGGGGGCGATGGGGCAGTGGGTGTGA